From the genome of Adhaeribacter pallidiroseus:
GTATTACCGACCCGAAATATTTGAGCTGTTCGACCGGCTCAAAGAAGAAGGTAAAATCCAAAACATGGGCGTGAGCGTAGAAAAAGTAGAAGAAGCCCTAAAAGCCATTGAATTCCTGAATGTAACCACGGTACAGATTATTTTTAACATGTTCCGGCAACGGCCCGCCGAGTTATTTTTCCGGGAAGCTCAGCGCCGCGACATTGGCGTAATTGTGCGGGTGCCCCTGGCCAGCGGCCTGCTTACCGGTAAGTTCCGCCCCGAAACCAACTTTGCCCCCGACGATCACCGCAATTTTAACCGCAACGGCGAAGCTTTCGACAAAGGCGAAACGTTCTCGGGCCTCGATTATAATACCGGCCTGGAAGCGGTAGAAGAAATTAAAAAACTGTTCCCGTATCAACAAAATTTCGCCCCCGTAGCCCTGCGTTGGATATTAATGCACGAGGCCGTCAGCTGCATTATACCAGGCGCTTCAAAACCCAGTCAGCTCTACTCTAACCTGCAAGCTCTGGAAGTACCCGACCTCACGCCGGAGCAACGGGAAGGCGTAAAAGCCATTTACGAGGCGAAGATTAAGCCGCTGGTGCATTATAATTGGTAGGAAAGCTTTCTACAAAAAGTTAATATAGGCCGAATAAGAAATAAAGTTGACAGAGCGGCAACTTACATGCTAAAAAGTTGTTTTTACGTCAACTTAAATTTATCTTTATGGTATAAAGGCCGATTATGCATGTTATTACCACCAAAACCATAAGAGAGTATGCTGTTAAATACCCGGATGCAGCCGATGCTCTTTTTACTTGGGTAAAGGTGGTAGAAAAAGCTAATTGGGCTAATATAAATGAATTGAGGCTAACTTACCCGAGTGCTGACTTAGTAGGTGATAACCGGTTTGTTTTTAATTTAAAAGGCAATCATTATCGCTTAATTGTAAGAATCAGTTTCACGCACAAAAATTTAATGGTAAAATGGTTTGGACCGCATAAAAAATACGACCGAATAGATGCCAAAACTATTTAATAGGTACGATCTGGGTTGAACAAAAACTAACTCCCGTAAACTGTAAGCTTTTAAATCATGAATATGTATAAAATTATTGAGAACGATGCGGAATACGAAGCTGCTCTCGCCAGAATAGATGTTATTTTTGACGCCCATACCAGCACCGACGAAGAGAAAGAATTAAAACTATTGGTGCTGCTGGTGCGCGAATACGAATCGGAAAAGTATCCTATCCCAAATCCCGACCCTATAAAAGCAATTAAAATAAGAATGGCCGACCTGGGATTAAAAGACAAAGATTTAATCCCGTTTATAGGCGATAAAACGGCCGTATCCCGCATCCTAAATCGGCACCGCGAGTTAACCATAGAAATGGCTCGGAAATTACACCGAGGCCTGGGCATTCCCGCCGAAATCTTGTTAGCAGAACCCGTCCATTAGAAATTAGAGCCTGTAAGCTATTTCGGAAATCAAAAATTTGTTCTCGGACCAGGAAAATTTAGCTCACGTAGCCCTGCGCTGGATATTAATGCACGCGGCCGTCAGCGGCATTATTCCGGGCGCCTCCAAACCCAGCCAGCTGATCTCTAACCTGCAAGCCCTGGAAGTACCCGACCTCACGCCGGAGCAATTGGGAGGAGTAAAAGCCATTTACGAGGCGAATATTAAGCCCTTAGTGTATTATAGTTGGTAGGTGAGTTAAATTAGTAAGCTTCTCATTAAGGCTTATTAGTTCATTTCTAAATTAACCATACTTAAATTAAGAATATTTAAATTTCCTAAGTACTTTGGAAGGACACCGTAGGAATGGAAGAACAATATATCCTAGAGCAGTTTCAAAAAATTAAAACCTGGCAAAGTAAGGGGACCCGTGCGCCGCATAAACCACTTTTGATGCTTCTGGCTTTAGGAGAGATCCAAAGTGGAAACACCGGCTTTATTTCTTATGCTTCTATCGAGCCGAGGTTAAATAATTTGCTGGCAGATTTTGGACCTCCCCGGAAAACAATTTATACTACTTTCCCATTTATTAGACTGGCAAATGATCACCTTTGGCAGTTTAACAAACCAGAATTACTAAATACGAAGCAAGACTACCCGGCTAAGTATCTTCTCACCAATAATTTGGAGGGAAAGTTTCCGGATGAGGTTATTCAGCAACTGAAAGCAAATCCATTTCTAATAACGGAAATTGCCAGACTCCTATTAGATCAAAATTTTCCTAAAACGCTTCACCAGGATATTTTGGATGCAGTTGGCCTAAATGTTACCATCAATCCTATTGGTATAAACCAACTTCGTAAACGCGACCCAATGTTTCGGGAGAGCATCTTGAAAGCATATGAATACCAATGTGCCGTTTGTGGCTTTAGTGTTAGGCTGAAAAATAAAATACTGGCTTTAGAAGCAGCCCATATTAAATGGCACCAGGCCGGAGGCCCCGATGAAGAAGTAAACGGTTTAGCCTTATGCGCCACCCACCATAAGCTTTTCGACTTAGGAGCTTTTACGGTAAGTCACGAATTAAAAATGCTGGTTTCAGATGAGGTAAACGGACAAGGTGCCGATTTGTGGCTAATTCAGCATCACGGTAAATCCATTAAACCACCCCAGAAAAAAGCCTTTTACCCCAATCCTGATTTTACGGCTTGGCATGTGAATGAGGTTTTTAAGGGAGGGTATCGGGAGTAGTAAATATTATTTTTTATTTTATCTTATTAATCAAGGAGGTCAAGAGTAAATGAATCACTATAAAGTTAATCTAAGCCAAGATTATTAAAGTGTTTACTTTAATTTCGTCTTATTCCACTTAATAATAATATCTTGAAAATAGCAAAACAATTTCGTTGGGAAGGTGCTCATCGACTTCCCAACCATAAAGGAAACTGCAAGAATTTACATGGGCACTCCTATGCAATGATTATTCAAATAGAAGGAACGCCTAATGCGGAAGGTATTTTAGTCGATTTTGCAGATATAAAAAGAATTTTAACTCCACTTATTGATGCTTGGGATCATGCTACACTAGTTGAGATGCTCTACTAAATACGGACAGTTGATTTGCTTAACTTAGCAAATCCAGATGAAAGAAAAAAAGACTC
Proteins encoded in this window:
- a CDS encoding aldo/keto reductase encodes the protein MKYRKLGKTNINVSEISLGTWQVGGKWGEPFSHDTADQILNAALDAGVNFIDTADVYGDGESEKAVGRVVKSRSEWIYVATKCGRRLNPHVNEAYTPEALRAFVEASLRNTGLDTLDLIQLHCPPTEVYYRPEIFELFDRLKEEGKIQNMGVSVEKVEEALKAIEFLNVTTVQIIFNMFRQRPAELFFREAQRRDIGVIVRVPLASGLLTGKFRPETNFAPDDHRNFNRNGEAFDKGETFSGLDYNTGLEAVEEIKKLFPYQQNFAPVALRWILMHEAVSCIIPGASKPSQLYSNLQALEVPDLTPEQREGVKAIYEAKIKPLVHYNW
- a CDS encoding type II toxin-antitoxin system HigB family toxin, translating into MHVITTKTIREYAVKYPDAADALFTWVKVVEKANWANINELRLTYPSADLVGDNRFVFNLKGNHYRLIVRISFTHKNLMVKWFGPHKKYDRIDAKTI
- a CDS encoding helix-turn-helix domain-containing protein; translated protein: MNMYKIIENDAEYEAALARIDVIFDAHTSTDEEKELKLLVLLVREYESEKYPIPNPDPIKAIKIRMADLGLKDKDLIPFIGDKTAVSRILNRHRELTIEMARKLHRGLGIPAEILLAEPVH
- a CDS encoding aldo/keto reductase produces the protein MFSDQENLAHVALRWILMHAAVSGIIPGASKPSQLISNLQALEVPDLTPEQLGGVKAIYEANIKPLVYYSW
- a CDS encoding phosphorothioated DNA-binding restriction endonuclease, whose translation is MEEQYILEQFQKIKTWQSKGTRAPHKPLLMLLALGEIQSGNTGFISYASIEPRLNNLLADFGPPRKTIYTTFPFIRLANDHLWQFNKPELLNTKQDYPAKYLLTNNLEGKFPDEVIQQLKANPFLITEIARLLLDQNFPKTLHQDILDAVGLNVTINPIGINQLRKRDPMFRESILKAYEYQCAVCGFSVRLKNKILALEAAHIKWHQAGGPDEEVNGLALCATHHKLFDLGAFTVSHELKMLVSDEVNGQGADLWLIQHHGKSIKPPQKKAFYPNPDFTAWHVNEVFKGGYRE
- a CDS encoding 6-pyruvoyl trahydropterin synthase family protein, whose product is MKIAKQFRWEGAHRLPNHKGNCKNLHGHSYAMIIQIEGTPNAEGILVDFADIKRILTPLIDAWDHATLVEMLY